The sequence below is a genomic window from Thermoflavifilum sp..
CCCAGATGCCGGTAAGCCTTGTCGGTGGCCTCTCTTCCACGAGGCGTACGATGAATAAATCCCTCCTGGATTAAGAAGGGTTCATACACTTCTTCAATGGTCCCGGGTTCTTCGCCCACGGCGGTGGCAATGGTGTTGAGACCCACAGGTCCGCCTTTAAATTTGTCGATGATGGTAGTCAGGATGCGATTATCCATTTCATCGAGTCCGTATTCATCTACCTGCAAGGCATTCAATCCTTTCTGGACGATTGTTTCATCAATACATCCATTGCCGATAACCTGAGCGAAGTCGCGCATACGGCGCAGCAGCGCATTGGCTATACGAGGAGTGCCACGGCTGCGGCGAGCCAGTTCCATAGCGGCTTCGGGCGTGATGGGTACCTGCAGCAGCTTTGCAGAACGCAAGATAATTTGCTGCAAAATATCGGTGGTATAGTAGGAAAGCCGGAATCGCATACCGAAACGCGACAGGAGGGGGGCAGTTAACAATCCTGAACGGGTAGTGGCGCCGATTAATGTAAATGGTTGAAGGCTAAGCTGGATCGAGCGGGTGTGGGGGCCTGAATCAATCAGAATATCAATCCGGTAATCTTCCATCGCAGCATACAGATATTCTTCCACCACATTGCTTAATCGATGAATTTCATCGATGAACAGGATATCGCCGGGTTCAAGACTGGTAAGCAGACCCGCCAGGTCGGCAGGCTTTTCGATGACCGGTCCGGAAGTTTCTCGAATTTTTACTCCCATCTCGCGGGCCACGATACGTGAAAGAGTTGTTTTACCCAATCCGGGTGGACCATGAAAAAGGATATGATCCAGTGCTTCACCCCGCATTTTAGCCGCTTGAATGAAAATACGCAGGTTATC
It includes:
- the ruvB gene encoding Holliday junction branch migration DNA helicase RuvB; translation: MDAFSPGTDFRLLNTADREFENHVRPQVIDEFLGQPAIADNLRIFIQAAKMRGEALDHILFHGPPGLGKTTLSRIVAREMGVKIRETSGPVIEKPADLAGLLTSLEPGDILFIDEIHRLSNVVEEYLYAAMEDYRIDILIDSGPHTRSIQLSLQPFTLIGATTRSGLLTAPLLSRFGMRFRLSYYTTDILQQIILRSAKLLQVPITPEAAMELARRSRGTPRIANALLRRMRDFAQVIGNGCIDETIVQKGLNALQVDEYGLDEMDNRILTTIIDKFKGGPVGLNTIATAVGEEPGTIEEVYEPFLIQEGFIHRTPRGREATDKAYRHLGRKRNNGGKALQLDIPLNDPD